The following DNA comes from Spirulina major PCC 6313.
AAACGCAAGTTGTGGGGCGTATCGTCCACCACAAGGATATCGGCCGGAAGATCAGATTCAGATAAGGGGAGCGGAGTAAGTTCAGCCATCAATGGAGATGAAAGGGACGTGTTCCTGAACAATCGTCGAGAAAAAGCATTGCGGGAAACACAGTGAAATCACACAGATCAAGATTCAGACCATCCACCCTCCTTTATTGTACGAGGTGATTTAGATCACATTCAGGATGATCTGTCTGGATTATTTAGGAATTTTTGGCGGCATCATAGTGAACGATACGATTGCGCCCAGCGGATTTGGCTAAATACAGTGCTTCATCGGCTTGGGCAATAAGTGCGGTGGGTTCCTTCGCTGCGGTGAAATCGATGCAGGCAATCCCTAAGCTAACGGTCACCGTGTCTTGAATTGTAGATTTTTGGTGGGGAATCGCGGCCATGTTGACATGGCTTTGAATCGCTTGGGCAACGGACTGCGCTAGATCACGGTCCGCCTGGGGCAAAATCACCCCAAACTCTTCCCCGCCATAGCGAGCGAGGAGGGCATGGGGAGGAGCAATGGTATCAATGGCCTTTTGGGTTGCTTGGACAAGGCGTTGGAGGCAGCGATCGCCCTCCAAATGCCCGTAATGATCATTAAACGCCTTAAAAAAATCCACATCATAGAGAATCAGTGCAATAGATCCCGCATCCGTCAACAGAATCCACCAACGCTGCAAATATTCATCAAAGTGGCGACGGTTAGACGTGCCGGTCAATCCATCTTGGTTCGCCAACCCTTGCAGCTTTTCATTGGCCATTTGCAACGCCGTTTCCACCTTGACCCGCTCTTGAATTTCCAGTTGCAATTGTTGATTGCGCATTTGCAATTGTTTTTGCAGCAGACAGATTTTAAGCTGATTTTCCACCCGCGCTAGCACCTCAGCCCATTGAAAAGGCTTGGTAATGTAGTCAACTCCCCCCACTTCAAACGCTTTAACTTTATCCGTGACCTCATTAAACGCACTAATGAAAATGACCGGGACATCTTGCGTGAGAGCATCGGATTTTAGGGATTGGCAGACTTCATACCCATTCATTTGGGGCATGCTGATATCGAGCAAAATTAAGTCGGGTATGGCGGAACGGGCAGCCCGCAAACCGATTTCACCATTAATCACACCCCGCACGTCATATCCATGATTGGTCAGCAAGGTAGAAAGTAAGCGCACATTATTGGGCGTGTCATCAATGATCAGAATATTGCCCTTTACTGGTTCTGAGGGTTGGCTCATAGGGAATTGACAGACAAGGTTTGCGTAGAAACACCATCGGGGCAATAGATGGTTACTAGACACAATATCTCAATCCATTGACTCTCAGCAGCTATCTTTAAGCAGAAACTCGCGATCGCATTCCGCCGATATAGCAAATCCCCGATCAAGATTATGATGATTGGGGATTCACTGTTTAGAGATGTGGATACAGATTGTGCAGGAAAATTGGCTTAACCTTCCTTCAGCCAGCTAAACATGGCGCGGAGATCTTTACCCACTTCCTCAATGACATGCTCGGCTTCTTGGCGACGCATGGCGGTGAAGCCAGGGCGGCCCGCTTGGTTTTCGAGGACAAATTCACGGGCAAATTGGCCGCTTTGGATTTCTTTGAGGATTTGGCGCATTTCAGCGCGGGTCTCGTCGGTGACGATGCGCGGGCCACGGGTGAGGTCGCCATATTCTGCGGTGTTGGAGATGCTGTCGCGCATATTAGCCAAGCCGCCTTCCACAATCAGATCCACAATGAGCTTCACTTCATGGAGACATTCAAAGTAGGCGAGTTCAGGCTGATAACCCGCATCAACGAGGGTTTGGAAGCCGGATTTAATTAAGGCACTCAATCCCCCGCAGAGGACCACTTGCTCACCGAAGAGGTCGGTTTCGGTTTCTTCCCGGAAGCTGGTTTCAAGGATGCCGGCGCGAGTGCCACCGATGCCTTTAGCGTAGGCCATGGCGCGATCGCGTGCTTGCCCCGACGCATCTTGATACACCGCAAACAGAGCGGGCACGCCTTCCCCTTGGGTATAGGTGCGGCGGACTAAATGCCCTGGCCCTTTCGGAGCCACCATCACCACATCCACATCGCTGGGGGGAACCACTTGACCGAAGTGAATATTAAAGCCGTGGGCGAAGAGCAACACTTTACCAGCGCTTAGGTGCGGGGCAATTTCTGTGGTGTAGACGGCCTTTTGAACTTCATCGGGCAACAGGATCATGATCAGATCGGCAGCTTTGGCAGCATCAGCCACTGAATGCACGGCCAAGCCTGCATCTTTGGCTTTGGCGGCCGAGGAACTGCCTTCGTACAGACCCACCACCACATTCACTCCACTTTCTTTGAGGTTGAGGGCATGGGCATGACCTTGGGAACCATAGCCAATGATGGCGACGGTTTTGCCGTTGAGAAGGTCTAAATTAGCGTCTTCATCATAGTACATACGAGCCATAAGGAAATCTCCTGAAGCATTAAATATAGTCAGACAGACTTGCTATTTTATCAGACGGCTGTACAGTCCTCCCCTTCTCGCGCCATGCTGAAGGGGCTAAATGGATGGGTGGAGTCGTCCGATCGCAGGGGGGAGCTTTTTTCGATGCGATCGCTATCCCCTCCCCCATGATTTCAGTGCGATCGCATCGCTCCCATCTCCCCCAACACCTCACCCAGCCCCATTCTCAAACTCTCCGGACAATTCGCCGTGACAAACATCACGCGTTGATATCACCAATATCACTAAGTATTAGTATTTAGATCAGGTTTAGGTGTGGGTAAGTTCACAGAGATCCAGAGGGCATATCACGGGATTTAGCCGCGAAACCAGTGAAGATAGAAACATCGAGAGCAAAACCGTTTAAGACCATGCCGTACGACCTTCAACTCATCCCCGGTGCAATCTTCGCCATCCTCGCAGACGTTGCCGAAACCCACACCTTAACGCTCAGCGATCGCTTCGGCTTAATGGCCGCCGTCATGGACGAACACCTCACCGAAGACGAGTGCCGTGCCATTAACCGCCTCCTCCGTGCCGTCCAACGCGGTCGCGTCTCCCTTGCCTAATTTTCGCACCTAACCCCCCATCGCTTCACAATCAAATCCCATGCTCTCACCTCAGCTCGGACCCCTCCGGGCTGATTTTTTAATTGCCCCGACTGTCCCATCAAAATACTGCCAACACCCAAAAAAATAGGGACATTCCTGAAGCGGAATATCCCTAATTCTCATTGCCAAGCGAAACGTTTTAGAGTGAGTTCACCCTAACGGTGATGAAAACCTAGGCTTTGGTGCTGCGCTTTTTCAGCCAGGTTCCCATGCCCACAGCCAAGCCTGCACCAATCATCGAGAAGGGTTCGGGCGTGCCGGTGCTGGGCTTTTCAGTTTGAGCCACTGCGATGGTCATGTGGGACAAGTCTTTACCATTTGCTGTGGCGAACTGACCGCCGAAAGAACCACCCGTCAGTTTTGCAGCATCAACCCCTTCAAAAGCGTAAGCATAGTAACCGGTGGCGGTTTTCACACTGACGACCACGTTACCGTAGAAGCTATCACCAAGAAGTGCAGACCAGGAACCACTGACGCTTTCATCAGCACTGACGCTACCACCATCATCAGATTTACCCAAGACTGACCAGTTCATGCCGCTGGTGTCGAAGCCGCTGAACAGGTCACCACTGCCGAGCTTGCTGAGGAGAGTACCTTTGTTGCCGGTATCATTACCTTCTTCCGCAGCACAGGTAGCGAAGGAGAAAATGTCGGTACTTACCGATCCAGAGGCGCAGTCGGCAAGAGCTTGTTGGGTATTATTCGGTCTAGCGGAGGCTTGGTCTGCGATCATGCCGATTGCTGCGGTACCAACCAAGGCGGAAATAGCTAGAGTAGAGATTAAGCGTTTCATTTTTTACCCTCCCACGAGTAACTAGGCGTTTTTAATGTTGTACTTGGCAGCGTTTTTAGCTTTTCCCCCGCTGCTCCTTCAGAATAACCTGATTGCCTAGGCGATTCAATAAAGTTCCCATGAAGATCTGTCGATTATTTGTAAAGAGTGGTCAAATGATTTTTAAACTGCCACGGTGAAATGTATTAAATAAATGGTCTATTTGGCTGGTGTTCTTACCAAGAGTCGAGCATTGTGAACCTTGATAAACAGGGTATTGCAGCACCATTGAAATTGAATTTCAAGCCATTTTCTAGACTGATTAAATACGTAAAAATACTTATTTTTTGTTGGGAGCAAAGTTGAGGTAGGTGCTTTTTGCGTAAAAACACGGATACATATTTTTTCATGCATTGTTTTG
Coding sequences within:
- a CDS encoding diguanylate cyclase domain-containing protein; translated protein: MSQPSEPVKGNILIIDDTPNNVRLLSTLLTNHGYDVRGVINGEIGLRAARSAIPDLILLDISMPQMNGYEVCQSLKSDALTQDVPVIFISAFNEVTDKVKAFEVGGVDYITKPFQWAEVLARVENQLKICLLQKQLQMRNQQLQLEIQERVKVETALQMANEKLQGLANQDGLTGTSNRRHFDEYLQRWWILLTDAGSIALILYDVDFFKAFNDHYGHLEGDRCLQRLVQATQKAIDTIAPPHALLARYGGEEFGVILPQADRDLAQSVAQAIQSHVNMAAIPHQKSTIQDTVTVSLGIACIDFTAAKEPTALIAQADEALYLAKSAGRNRIVHYDAAKNS
- the ilvC gene encoding ketol-acid reductoisomerase, with product MARMYYDEDANLDLLNGKTVAIIGYGSQGHAHALNLKESGVNVVVGLYEGSSSAAKAKDAGLAVHSVADAAKAADLIMILLPDEVQKAVYTTEIAPHLSAGKVLLFAHGFNIHFGQVVPPSDVDVVMVAPKGPGHLVRRTYTQGEGVPALFAVYQDASGQARDRAMAYAKGIGGTRAGILETSFREETETDLFGEQVVLCGGLSALIKSGFQTLVDAGYQPELAYFECLHEVKLIVDLIVEGGLANMRDSISNTAEYGDLTRGPRIVTDETRAEMRQILKEIQSGQFAREFVLENQAGRPGFTAMRRQEAEHVIEEVGKDLRAMFSWLKEG
- a CDS encoding PEP-CTERM sorting domain-containing protein produces the protein MKRLISTLAISALVGTAAIGMIADQASARPNNTQQALADCASGSVSTDIFSFATCAAEEGNDTGNKGTLLSKLGSGDLFSGFDTSGMNWSVLGKSDDGGSVSADESVSGSWSALLGDSFYGNVVVSVKTATGYYAYAFEGVDAAKLTGGSFGGQFATANGKDLSHMTIAVAQTEKPSTGTPEPFSMIGAGLAVGMGTWLKKRSTKA